A stretch of Desulfobacter hydrogenophilus DNA encodes these proteins:
- a CDS encoding chloride channel protein, whose product MKQKRLILDVFILGIVGALSAQAFMFLLRICQSFFLSGLAGYHPPGLPEEGGVLLQVIGPHGLWLIPLATTLGGLISGVLVYSLAPEAEGHGTDSAVKAFHRAGGYIRGRIPGLKMLTSAITIGSGGAAGREGPTALISAGIGSIYAGFGHRSDEERRILVLTGMAAGLSAIFRSPIGAALFVIEVLYSDMEFEASALLYTILASVTAYVLNGVMVGWEPLFRFPAGFGFPGLADYGWYIILGLISGLVAAVLPVLFYGLRDGFRRLPILDHFKPAIGGLGVGLLAMGLPQVLGGGYGWIQEAMDGSLTTSLLLLLVFGKMIAFCLTISSGGSGGVFAPGLYIGAMVGGLLAQQFQLPPAGFVVVGMVAVFGGVARVPIASLIMVTEMTGGYHLLAAAALSVSLSYVVQVSLTSRLKFKYNSLYEAQVPRRSDSPAHHAELLQIALNLMNQQRIAIPSVNGHLNLLKLLSSGIPVDLPECKQLVIVTMNPQSPWIGRSVKAGEFAEEEQDAEIIAILRQEHMRLPSSDTILQSGDQLLLIVSSPAWKRLSQILAPEPSHKNEGIH is encoded by the coding sequence TTGAAACAAAAAAGACTGATTTTAGATGTTTTTATTTTAGGCATCGTGGGGGCGCTCAGTGCCCAGGCCTTCATGTTTTTGCTGCGCATCTGTCAATCTTTTTTTCTTTCCGGGCTGGCCGGATATCATCCCCCGGGGTTGCCGGAAGAAGGCGGCGTCCTGCTTCAGGTGATCGGCCCGCATGGTTTGTGGCTGATTCCTTTGGCCACCACCCTGGGCGGCCTGATCTCCGGTGTTCTGGTCTACAGCCTGGCGCCTGAAGCTGAAGGGCACGGTACCGACAGTGCGGTCAAAGCATTTCATCGGGCCGGGGGATATATACGTGGGCGCATCCCCGGATTAAAGATGCTCACCTCCGCCATTACGATCGGATCGGGCGGCGCCGCTGGTCGGGAGGGTCCCACGGCGCTGATCAGCGCCGGGATCGGATCGATCTATGCCGGCTTCGGCCACCGGTCGGATGAGGAGCGGCGCATTTTAGTGTTGACGGGAATGGCCGCGGGGTTGTCGGCTATATTTCGTTCTCCCATTGGAGCCGCATTGTTTGTTATCGAGGTGCTTTACAGTGATATGGAGTTCGAGGCATCTGCGCTGCTATACACCATCCTGGCGTCTGTGACGGCTTATGTGCTCAACGGAGTTATGGTCGGCTGGGAACCCTTGTTCAGGTTTCCCGCGGGTTTTGGCTTTCCGGGTTTAGCCGATTATGGCTGGTATATCATTTTGGGCTTAATCAGCGGTTTGGTTGCCGCTGTGCTGCCGGTTCTCTTTTATGGCCTGCGGGATGGCTTTCGCAGGCTGCCGATACTGGACCACTTCAAACCTGCCATCGGAGGACTGGGCGTCGGTTTACTGGCCATGGGCCTGCCGCAGGTTTTGGGCGGCGGCTACGGATGGATCCAGGAAGCCATGGACGGCAGTCTGACCACTTCGCTGTTGCTGCTTTTGGTGTTCGGCAAAATGATCGCCTTTTGCCTGACAATTTCTTCCGGGGGATCGGGCGGAGTCTTTGCCCCCGGACTTTATATCGGAGCGATGGTAGGCGGATTGCTGGCGCAGCAATTCCAGTTGCCGCCGGCAGGCTTTGTGGTTGTGGGAATGGTTGCCGTCTTCGGCGGCGTTGCCCGAGTACCCATCGCGTCCCTGATCATGGTAACGGAGATGACGGGCGGATATCACCTGCTTGCCGCAGCAGCGTTGTCCGTCAGTCTCAGCTATGTCGTTCAGGTTTCCCTGACGAGCCGTCTGAAGTTCAAATACAATAGCCTTTACGAGGCCCAGGTGCCTCGACGGTCCGACTCGCCGGCACATCACGCGGAACTTTTACAAATCGCGCTAAACCTGATGAACCAGCAGCGGATTGCCATTCCTTCCGTAAACGGGCATTTGAACTTGTTGAAGCTGCTATCATCCGGAATTCCCGTGGATCTGCCCGAGTGCAAACAATTGGTCATCGTCACAATGAATCCGCAAAGCCCCTGGATCGGCAGATCGGTCAAGGCGGGTGAATTCGCTGAAGAAGAGCAAGATGCAGAGATCATCGCCATTTTGCGCCAGGAGCACATGCGCCTGCCTTCCTCGGATACAATATTGCAGTCCGGCGATCAGTTACTGCTGATAGTTTCATCCCCGGCATGGAAACGTTTATCACAGATCTTGGCACCGGAACCATCGCATAAAAACGAAGGCATTCATTAG
- a CDS encoding chaperone modulator CbpM — MNKYPPVIYSDHPEVHFEYRTAARLARVSEEFIHQCEREALVTSRIMLHGKKGLCIADVCKLKRIRYLHEDMGLDLEAVDFVLRYRNQIQTMQRRLDEMKKRMRQKEREHLNQIMALRRRLAQIIDGD; from the coding sequence ATGAACAAATACCCACCTGTAATTTACTCCGATCACCCTGAAGTTCATTTTGAGTACAGGACGGCAGCTCGTCTGGCAAGGGTTTCCGAGGAGTTCATCCACCAATGCGAACGTGAAGCGTTGGTCACATCCCGTATCATGCTTCACGGTAAGAAGGGGTTGTGCATTGCGGATGTTTGCAAACTGAAACGAATTCGTTACCTGCACGAAGATATGGGGCTGGATTTGGAGGCTGTGGATTTCGTGCTGCGGTATCGGAACCAAATCCAGACGATGCAACGCCGGCTGGACGAAATGAAGAAGCGTATGCGCCAAAAGGAGCGGGAACACCTGAACCAGATTATGGCGCTTCGCCGGCGGCTGGCACAGATAATAGATGGGGATTAG
- a CDS encoding DnaJ C-terminal domain-containing protein has translation MEYKDYYSLLGLDRKASQEEIKKAFRKLARKYHPDVNGGDKMASKKFQEINEAHEVLSDPEKRQKYDRLGSQWQQYQQAGGGPEDFNWGEWQSSPDQGHTYRKVSPEEFGELFGAEGGYSNFFENLFGRAARQQASDGAGDQQFYYEARPRPGRDSEHALQVTLDEAFHGTKRVFEWEDGRKIDAKIPRGVKTGSRVRIKGQGGPGIGGGKPGDLYLIIEVLPDKRFQRDNDDLKTTVPVDLFTILLGGKLSVSGIDRTVKLDIPPETRNGRIFRLRGLGMPKMKHPDQRGDLYVTVEAALPQHLTAGEKDLVKQWKKMR, from the coding sequence ATGGAATACAAGGATTACTACAGTCTTTTGGGCCTGGACCGCAAAGCCAGCCAGGAGGAAATCAAAAAAGCGTTCCGTAAGCTGGCCCGCAAATATCATCCCGACGTCAACGGGGGAGACAAAATGGCCTCAAAAAAGTTCCAGGAGATAAACGAGGCTCACGAAGTGCTGTCCGATCCTGAAAAACGCCAGAAATACGACCGGCTTGGCTCCCAGTGGCAGCAGTATCAGCAAGCCGGAGGTGGCCCCGAGGACTTTAACTGGGGCGAGTGGCAGTCCTCGCCCGACCAGGGCCACACCTATCGGAAGGTCAGCCCCGAAGAATTTGGAGAGCTGTTTGGCGCTGAGGGCGGGTATTCGAATTTCTTCGAGAACCTGTTCGGCAGAGCAGCCCGGCAGCAGGCCAGCGATGGTGCGGGTGATCAGCAATTCTATTATGAGGCGCGACCACGGCCGGGACGGGACAGCGAACATGCACTCCAGGTGACGCTCGATGAAGCCTTTCACGGAACCAAGCGGGTGTTCGAATGGGAAGACGGTAGGAAAATCGATGCCAAAATCCCGCGAGGCGTTAAGACCGGATCCCGTGTGCGGATCAAGGGACAGGGCGGTCCAGGGATCGGCGGCGGTAAACCGGGGGATCTGTACCTTATTATCGAGGTTTTGCCCGATAAGCGTTTTCAACGCGACAACGATGACCTGAAGACCACGGTTCCGGTGGATCTGTTTACAATACTGTTGGGCGGCAAGCTGTCGGTATCCGGCATCGACCGCACGGTGAAGCTGGATATTCCACCGGAGACCCGCAACGGTCGGATTTTTCGGCTGCGGGGGCTGGGGATGCCGAAGATGAAACACCCGGATCAACGAGGAGATTTGTATGTTACCGTGGAAGCGGCTCTACCGCAACACCTGACAGCCGGGGAGAAGGATCTGGTTAAGCAGTGGAAGAAGATGCGTTAG
- a CDS encoding nucleotide exchange factor GrpE, with protein MMTDEMQKNTRASTGNIGTLPDSGSEDETSRVWQPDEQQPDEAAVWKEKYVRLFADLENTKKRLARSSAQEVEAEKEALLRDVLPVADGLDLAVMHTSREEDSRDLLQGIELIRNILNKFFIKYDVKTIDAWGKQFDPKLHQAIGVMRHPKFPPNTVVRVEQKGYLYSDKLLRPAQVLVTPSH; from the coding sequence ATGATGACGGATGAGATGCAAAAAAATACCAGGGCTTCAACCGGAAATATAGGTACGCTACCGGATAGCGGCTCCGAAGATGAAACTTCACGGGTATGGCAACCCGATGAGCAGCAGCCGGATGAGGCGGCGGTCTGGAAGGAAAAGTATGTCCGTCTATTCGCCGATCTGGAGAACACCAAAAAGCGGTTGGCCCGCAGTTCCGCCCAGGAAGTGGAGGCGGAAAAGGAAGCGCTTCTGCGAGATGTGTTGCCGGTGGCCGATGGTCTGGATCTGGCTGTCATGCATACATCACGCGAAGAGGATAGCCGGGACCTCTTGCAGGGAATCGAACTGATCCGGAATATCCTCAACAAGTTTTTTATCAAATATGACGTCAAAACGATTGATGCCTGGGGCAAGCAGTTTGACCCTAAACTGCACCAAGCCATCGGTGTGATGCGCCATCCCAAGTTTCCGCCCAACACCGTGGTGAGGGTGGAACAAAAGGGGTATTTGTACAGTGATAAGCTGCTGCGTCCGGCACAGGTGTTGGTGACGCCGAGTCACTAA